A single region of the Hyphomicrobiales bacterium genome encodes:
- a CDS encoding conserved hypothetical protein (Evidence 4 : Unknown function but conserved in other organisms) produces the protein MTVCGVGSHTHAARGDDFYATPREAVEALLAIEAKWLPSGTIWEPACGDGAIVDVLRARGRNVVATDLVDRGCHDSVGGLDFIRDGRYPGQGVTQAIVTNPPFRLAREFVERALQECGYVAMLLRLAFLEGTARRPWFEMRPLARVHVASRRLPMMHRHGWEGPKASSAVCHAWFVWDRRHEGRPVIQWFDWKDYAAANDNGSSEVGCA, from the coding sequence ATGACCGTCTGCGGCGTCGGATCACACACCCACGCAGCGCGCGGCGATGACTTCTACGCCACGCCACGCGAGGCTGTAGAAGCCCTGCTGGCGATCGAGGCCAAGTGGCTGCCATCGGGCACTATCTGGGAGCCAGCCTGCGGTGACGGGGCGATCGTCGATGTTCTGCGGGCGAGAGGGCGCAACGTCGTCGCGACGGATCTGGTCGATCGGGGTTGCCACGATAGCGTGGGCGGTTTGGACTTCATCAGGGATGGGCGCTATCCCGGCCAGGGTGTGACTCAAGCCATCGTCACCAATCCGCCATTTCGGCTGGCGCGCGAGTTCGTAGAGCGCGCCCTGCAGGAGTGTGGATATGTCGCGATGCTGCTGCGGCTCGCATTCCTGGAAGGAACCGCGCGCCGGCCGTGGTTTGAAATGCGCCCGCTCGCACGCGTCCACGTCGCCAGCCGCCGCCTGCCCATGATGCACCGGCACGGCTGGGAGGGGCCAAAGGCCAGCTCCGCCGTCTGCCACGCATGGTTTGTCTGGGACCGCAGGCACGAAGGCCGCCCGGTCATCCAGTGGTTCGACTGGAAGGATTATGCGGCGGCGAATGATAATGGATCTTCGGAGGTAGGATGCGCGTAG
- a CDS encoding conserved hypothetical protein (Evidence 4 : Unknown function but conserved in other organisms) produces MTREPLPNRRQHEVIEFFHDFHKYTAGIGRYPDGRVAEVFIDSGKTGTGMQINGRDAAIAISIGLQYGAPIEDIREALTRRGDGKAEGPLGALLDILEGE; encoded by the coding sequence ATGACCCGCGAACCACTACCGAACCGCAGACAGCATGAGGTCATCGAGTTCTTTCATGACTTCCACAAGTACACCGCCGGGATCGGCCGCTATCCGGACGGCCGCGTGGCTGAGGTGTTTATCGACTCCGGCAAGACGGGGACAGGAATGCAGATCAACGGGCGGGATGCCGCCATCGCAATCAGCATAGGGCTCCAGTACGGCGCTCCTATCGAGGACATCCGCGAGGCGCTGACGCGGCGGGGAGACGGGAAAGCGGAGGGGCCTTTGGGCGCGCTGCTGGACATACTGGAGGGAGAGTGA
- a CDS encoding conserved hypothetical protein (Evidence 4 : Unknown function but conserved in other organisms) — MLVCNIEIWPGGNREKARDLGVVEIANIGGTAESGDYAVKLSKSPEYAQRPGNWKRGAVTGFPRLRLGPYDLLLRALAAAIGDRNPDAHDAVAARLADIEAAQ; from the coding sequence GTGCTCGTCTGCAATATTGAAATCTGGCCTGGCGGCAATCGTGAGAAGGCTCGAGATCTCGGCGTGGTGGAGATCGCCAACATCGGGGGAACAGCTGAAAGCGGCGACTATGCGGTGAAGCTTTCCAAGTCGCCAGAATATGCGCAGCGTCCCGGCAACTGGAAGCGCGGCGCGGTGACGGGATTCCCCCGTCTTCGGCTGGGGCCATACGATCTATTATTGCGCGCGCTGGCCGCAGCAATAGGTGACCGCAACCCGGATGCGCACGATGCGGTGGCTGCTCGATTGGCCGACATCGAGGCTGCACAATGA
- a CDS encoding hypothetical protein (Evidence 5 : Unknown function), whose product MQDVKNFWLGAGVGLAVSAALATVIGTLTFALEALKPIIGMGAALAAVYALVLAIGFGVIGVAVGRDKRMPASDSAAQLHVEGR is encoded by the coding sequence ATGCAGGACGTGAAGAACTTCTGGCTTGGCGCTGGAGTCGGGTTGGCGGTTTCCGCCGCCTTGGCCACGGTCATCGGGACGCTCACCTTCGCTCTCGAGGCGCTCAAGCCAATCATCGGAATGGGCGCCGCTCTCGCCGCAGTGTATGCCCTGGTGCTCGCTATCGGCTTCGGCGTTATCGGTGTCGCCGTTGGCCGGGATAAACGGATGCCAGCTTCCGACTCCGCCGCCCAACTCCACGTCGAGGGCCGCTGA
- a CDS encoding Methyltransferase (modular protein): MQLGGGIESMVSDPPYGMAFQSNHRIEKHSSIANDDCAELLVWACDLPATHSKYIFCRWDNLREVPKPKSLVTWVKNNWSMGDLKHEHARQTEVALFYPGPNHFFPTGRPTDVVDARRTGNGNHPTEKPISLMMTVVGWTSGTVFDPFMGSGTTGVACARMGRPFIGVEIDEEYFEIACDRIAKAHSQADLFVSPGARPKFEQVPLFANDNTITKAA; this comes from the coding sequence ATGCAATTGGGGGGGGGCATCGAGTCCATGGTCTCTGATCCACCTTATGGCATGGCCTTTCAATCAAACCACCGCATAGAAAAGCATAGCTCTATCGCAAATGACGACTGCGCCGAACTTCTCGTTTGGGCGTGTGATCTTCCCGCGACGCATTCAAAATACATCTTTTGCAGATGGGATAACCTTAGGGAGGTGCCAAAGCCAAAGAGTCTAGTGACTTGGGTAAAAAACAACTGGTCCATGGGTGATCTTAAGCACGAGCACGCCCGGCAAACAGAAGTTGCGCTGTTCTACCCTGGACCTAATCATTTTTTCCCGACCGGAAGGCCGACCGATGTTGTTGATGCGCGACGAACCGGCAACGGAAATCATCCGACTGAAAAGCCGATATCCCTAATGATGACGGTAGTCGGATGGACGTCCGGAACAGTTTTCGACCCCTTCATGGGATCGGGAACGACTGGTGTGGCGTGCGCGAGGATGGGGCGTCCCTTTATTGGAGTTGAGATCGACGAGGAGTATTTCGAGATAGCCTGCGATCGCATCGCGAAGGCGCACTCCCAAGCCGACCTTTTCGTTTCGCCTGGGGCGCGTCCGAAGTTCGAGCAAGTGCCGCTCTTCGCCAACGACAACACCATCACCAAAGCCGCATGA